One region of Vigna angularis cultivar LongXiaoDou No.4 chromosome 10, ASM1680809v1, whole genome shotgun sequence genomic DNA includes:
- the LOC128194466 gene encoding protein WUSCHEL-like, producing the protein MSEMEAERYTSQRWRLTEDQTQMMTRIYNFGVTHPSRAQVVEITSRLRIFGDASEYNVHCWFNNHGNRVRRWQAEIDPTGTQFSQLPLYMYDYDWVIMRAPRLLNLFPVPIIIDDDRDVRQIPPPMLLTFRTRAPSTELSLRPPQPAREFFR; encoded by the exons atgagcgagatggaagcagagagatacaccagtcagcggtggcgtcttACCGAAGATCAGACCCAGATGATGACCAGaatctacaactttggggtcacacacccaagcagagcgcaagttgtcgagatcacgtctcgactaaggatcttcggagatgccagcgaatacaacgtgcactgctggttcaacaatcacggcaatcgggtcaggcgctggcaagcggagatagaccctactggcactcagttttcgcAACTGCCActatatatgtacg ATTATGACTGGGTGattatgagggcaccgaggctgctgaatctgtttcccgttccgatcatcatcgacgacgatagGGACGTACGACAAATCCcgccacccatgcttctcacattccgaaccagagctccctcaacggagctctccctgAGACctccacaaccagctcgagaattcTTTCGttga